The following proteins are encoded in a genomic region of Dioscorea cayenensis subsp. rotundata cultivar TDr96_F1 chromosome 8, TDr96_F1_v2_PseudoChromosome.rev07_lg8_w22 25.fasta, whole genome shotgun sequence:
- the LOC120267275 gene encoding uncharacterized protein LOC120267275 has translation MAETSLVLVYYNGLIIASEDTIIFSSDDQSYFYVKDDISYENLKRFIADNQGVSCIKYQLPISSGSGKICYRSFKLRNDRDVRMMFDYHKKNSDIDIIELYVEFSTATFEGAPSQQQTAPNDEVQHNLRRERISSPCQYGRSNGDDEDDDGDSFREDTEAIVDDIQLEECNLEDVPMTGRMRFRSKDDVVTAIKHYCLLKSVEYKVIEPDLTRYSSKCKSYGDGCNWSVRASYSKRRQQ, from the exons ATGGCAGAGACTTCACTTGTATTGGTTTACTACAATGGTTTAATCATTGCTAGTGAAGACACAATTATATTTTCGTCGGAcgatcaatcatatttttatgtcaaAGACGATATCTCTtacgaaaatttaaagagatTCATTGCTGACAACCAAGGAGTTTCATGTATTAAATACCAGCTCCCAATTTCTTCAGGATCCGGTAAGATTTGCTATCGGTCATTCAAATTGCGTAATGACAGAGATGTTCGGATGATGTTCGACTAccacaaaaaaaattcagataTTGACATTATTGAATTGTACGTGGAGTTCAGCACTGCAACTTTCGAGGGTGCTCCTTCCCAACAACAAACCGCCCCAAATGATGAAGTTCAACACAATTTGAGACGGGAGAGGATTTCATCACCATGCCAA TATGGTCGATCCAATGGAGACGATGAGGACGATGATGGTGACAGCTTTAGGGAAGACACTGAAgcaattgttgatgatattCAGTTAGAAGAATGCAATCTTGAAGACGTTCCAATGACCGGCC GCATGAGGTTTCGGAGCAAAGATGATGTTGTGACCGCAATTAAGCATTACTGCTTACTTAAATCTGTCGAATATAAAGTTATTGAGCCTGATCTGACTCGATACTCCAGTAAATGTAAGTCATATGGCGATGGGTGCAATTGGAGCGTTCGCGCATCCTACAGCAAGCGGAGACAGCAATGA